The sequence ATTCTGCTGCTCGTCAAGGCTGCGGCCGCATTCTGGCTTGAAAACGCTCCCGCTGCGGCACTTTGGGGGCTTCCCGTCGAGGCCGTCCCGAATCTCGAGGGGAAGGAACTGCGTTTCGGGGCAGGAGCCGGCGCCCTCTGGGCTGCGCTCACGACAGCAACAAGCAACGGATCGGTCAACTGCATGCACGACAGCCTCAACCCGCTTACCGGCCTCGTACCGCTGGCCGGCATGTGGATCAATGTCGTGTTCGGCGGTGTCGGCGTCGGCCTCATCAACCTGTTCATCTTCATCGTCATCGGCGTCTTCATCTGCGGCATGATGGTGGGCCGCACCCCTGAATATTTCGGAAGGAAAGTCGAAACCGGGGAAATGCGGCTTGCCCTGCTTGCCCTTCTGGTGCATCCCCTTCTGATCCTCGGAGGAACGGCTCTCTTCGCGGCCACTCCGGCCGGGGCGGCAACCGTGCTGAACAGCGGAGCCCACGGGTTCACGGAAATCCTCTACGAGTTCACTTCAGCCGCGGCCAACAACGGATCGGGTTTCGAGGGACTCGGCGACAACACCGTTGCCTGGAACATCGCCACCGGAGTGGTGATGCTGCTGGCCCGTTATATCCCCATCATTCTGCCCCTTGCGATCGCCGGATCACTGGCGTCGAAAAAACCGGTACCGGAAACCTCCGGGACCCTTCGAACCGACACCCTGCTGTTCGGGCTCATCATTCTGGGCAGCGTGATCTTCATCGGAGCGCTGCTGTTCCTTCCGGTAGCCGTGCTCGGACCCGTTGCAGACCATCTCTCGGCGGCAAGCCATTAAGGAAATGGGACTTTTCCAAAGAACCAATTGCAAAACCATGTCAAACCGTACTTCCATACCGGATGTTTATGAACAGACCAAATCCGGACGTCGAAAGGCAAGAACCTCCGCACTGTTTGAAAAACAGCTCGTAACGGGAGCACTCCGGCGTTCTGCCGTAATGCTCGACCCGAGGTCGATGGCAAAAAATCCGGTCATGTTCGTTACCGAAGCGGGAGCGGTGCTGACCACACTCATCGCCGCCGGGAATGCCTTCACCGGCAAAGGACACCTGACCTATACCGTAGCGGTCGCACTCATCCTGTGGCTGACCGTCCTGTTCTCGAACTTCGCCGAAGCCCTTGCAGAAGCCAGGGGCAAGGCCCAGACGGACAGCCTCAAACGCACACGCCGCAATACCGTTGCAAGAAAAGTAACGAACGGCCGGGAGGAATCCGTGAATTCCGATGAACTGCAGGAGGGCGACCGGGTTGTCGTGCTTGCCGGCGAGATCATTCCGGGTGACGGGGAGATCGTCGAAGGAGCCGCAATGGTGGACGAATCAGCCATTACCGGCGAATCGGCGCCGGTGGTGCGCGAAGCCGGAGGCGACCGGTCCGGGGTAATCGGTGGAACAAGAGTCATTTCGGACCGCATCGTGATCCGCATATCCGTTTCGGCGGGCAACACCTTCCTCGACAGGATGATCGCTCTTGTCGAAGGCGCCATACGGCAGAAAACGCCCAACGAACTTGCCCTTACCGTCACCCTTGCCGGCCTCACCCTGGCGTTCCTGCTGGTGACAGGCTCTCTCTGGCCGATCGGAAAGTATTTCGGCATGACGCTTCCGGTACCTACCCTTGTCGCACTGCTTGTATGCCTCATCCCGACCACCATCGGCGCTCTCCTGGCGGCAATCGGACTTGCCGGCATGGACCGGGCGCTGTCTGCGAACGTACTGGCAAAAAGCGGCAAGGCCGTGGAGCTTGCCGGCGACATCGACACGCTGCTGCTCGACAAGACCGGCACCATCACCATAGGCAACCGACAGGCGTCTGATTACTTCCCGCTTCCGGGAATCGGCCTCGAGCGACTGGCTCTCATTGCAATGCAGGCTTCATTCGGTGACCAGACTCCCGAGGGTAAATCAATCGTCGCCCTTGCCGAAAAAATGCTGGACGTAAAGCCTTCCCTCGAAAGCGAAGGAAAAACAGTGCCGTTCTCGGCACAATCCCGGATGAGCGGCATCGATTTTCCCGATGGCCGAAGCTTTCGTAAAGGGGCTCCTGATACCCTGATCAGATATTGCCAGAAACAGGGGGGCACAGTTCCGGATATGCTGCAGGAACTGGTGGACGATGTTGCACGCAAAGGCATGACGCCCATCGTCGTTGCCGAAGGTCCGGAACTGCTCGGTGTCGTGGCGCTCTCCGACATCCTCAAACCGGGCATCGCCGACAGGTTTTCACGCCTCCGTTCCATGGGCCTGCGCATCGTCATGGTAACCGGCGACAATCCGCTGACGGCGGCAGCAATTGCAAGGGACGCCGGTGTGGACGACTACATCGCCGAAGCGCGTCCGGAAGACAAGCTTCAGTACATCCGCAAGGAACAGGAGCAGGGACGGCTGCTCGCCATGATGGGAGACGGAACCAACGATGCTCCCGCACTCGCCCAGGCGGATATCGGGGTCGCCATGAACTCGGGAACACAGGCCGCCAAGGAGGCCGGCAACATGGTCGATCTCGACAGCGATCCAACCAAACTCATCGAGATCATCGAAATCGGCAAGCAGCTGCTGATGACCAGAGGCGCACTGACCACCTTTTCCATCGCAAACGACATCGCAAAATACTTCGCAATCATCCCTGCGATGTTCGTGCTGGCGATACCGGGGCTCGGCGTTCTCAACATCATGCGCCTCGCTTCACCGGAAAGCGCGATTCTCTCGTCGCTGATCTTCAATGCCATCATCATCCCGCTTCTGATACCGGTTGCGATCAGGGGCGTCAGATACCGACCGATGGGAGCCGACACCATGCTCCGCAAAAACCTCCTCATCTACGGAGTCGGAGGCGTGGTCGCGCCGTTCATCGGCATCAAGCTGATCGATATGGCTCTTGCGTTAACGGGACTTGTATAAACCAACAAGCGAGCAACAATGAAAACTGCGCTATCAGGAAAAAATATCCTCCGGCAATTTGCCGCATCATTACGCATTCTTCCCTTAACCGTGCTTGTCTGCAGCGGGCTGTATACGGGCACAATCTATCTTGCAGGCCGACTCGCACCCGATTCTTCATCGGGCGCCCTGGTCCGTTCCGCTGAAGGCAGGGTTATCGGCAGCAGTCTCGTAGCCCAGCAGTTCACCAGACCGGAATACTTCTGGCCACGTCCCTCGGCAGTATCATGGAATGCTGCCGGAGCAGGAGGCAGCAATCTTTCGCCTGCATCCGCGGCCATGAGAGACAAAACAGAGAAAGTGATTGTAACCCTTGCACCTGAACAGGGCGAAAAGGTTCCGACGGATCTCGTCACCGCATCCGGCAGCGGCCTCGATCCGCATATTTCCCTTGCATCCGTCAGATTTCAGGCTCCAAGGGTTGCCCGTGCAAGGGGGCTTTCAGTTGACGAGCTGATGCACATCGTCAACAGTCCGGAAAACGGAAAAATCGCCGTACCTTTCCAGGGAGAGCCGCTGCTCAACGTCCTGCAGCTGAATTGCGCCCTTGACCGGGTAAGGAAATAAGTTCCTGTAAACGATCAACAATCAGGGGAAGGAAATCGATGGAAAACAACCGACCCGACAGTTTCCTGCGGCTCATCCAGCGATCGCGCAGGGGCAAGCTGAAAATCTATCTCGGCTACTCTGCGGGGGTGGGAAAGACCTTCCAGATGCTCCAGGAGGCCGGACGCATGAAAGAGAACGACATCGATGTGGTCGCGGGTATCGTTGAAACCCACGGAAGAAAAGAAACGGAAGCACTGCTTTCGGGCCTCGAGATCATCCCACGCAAAAGCATGGTCTACCGGGGCATAGAGATCACCGAAATGGATATCGACGCCATTCTCCGGCGACAACCCTCGGTTGTTCTCGTCGATGAACTCGCGCACACCAATGTGCCGGGAAGCCAGAACGCAAAACGGTATGAAGATGTCGAAGAAATTCTCGCGGCCGGCATTCACGTCATTTCAACACTGAACATCCAGCATCTCGAAAGCCTTTACGAAACCGTTGAACAGGCAACCGGCATAAAGGTCAGAGAACGGGTGCCGGACCGTATTCTCGCGATGGCCGACCAGCTCGTCAACGTGGACTGCACCACCGACGATCTCCGCCAGCGGCTCTCGGATGGCAAGGTGTACATAGCCGAGCGCACGGAAACAGCGCTTGCAAACTTCTTCAGGAGCGAAAACCTCGAACAGCTCCGGGAACTCTCCCTGAGAGAACTTGCGTCGCAGATCGATTCCCGCCGCCGCAACCAGCCGGTGGAGGATTCCCAGACAAACCCCGACCAGCTCATGGTCTGCCTCAGTTCAAAAAGCCGGAACTGCGAAACCATCCTGCGCTACGCATCGAGAATCGCCGGACGTCTCAACCGCAACTGGTACGCCGTCTACGTCCGGACCTTTGCCGAAAACCCGGCCGTCATCGACCCAGCCGTGCAGCGCATGCTTTCCAACACCCTTACACTCGCCCAGAATCTCGGGGCAACTGTTTTTACCTACAAGGGAGACGACGTGGTAAAAACCATCCTGCAGTTTGCGCATGAGTACCGGGTCGGACACATCATCATCGGCAACTCAGGCAGACAATTGTCCTTATGGCAGCGCATACAGGGACGAAAAACCATTGTAGAGAGGCTTATTGGCGAATGCAGGGGCATCAGCGTAATCGTGCTCGACACGAGGGGTGAAGAAACACTGAAGCTGAGGAAAAATCCGGTACCCTCTCTTTCGGGAATCAGGGAAACACTCCTGCAGGTCAAACCGCCCGAACAGAGCTGGAAGACGCTGATCAGAAACGTACAGCCGATTCTCTGGGAACACGTCGTGGAAAAAGAGGACGCTTTCCGGACACTGCTCCATGAATGCTGCAGACTCGCCCCGGAAATCGACGAGAATGAAGCGATGCGATGCCTGCTCGAACGGGAACAGCAGGGCAGCACATTCATCGGAGAGGAGATCGCCATTCCGCATGCACGACTCGAACGGCTCAACAAGCCGCTGGTGGCAATAGGCATCAGCAAGGTAGGCATCTACGACCCGAACTCAAGCAACACGGCAAGAATCATGTTTCTGGTGCTCTCCCCGCTTGCGGACCCGAACAGCCATGTCAAGCTCCTTGGCATCATCAGTAAAACAGCATCGGACAGCCAGTGGAAATCCAGGGTGTTACGAGCTGCCGATAAAAAAGAACTGCTGAAAATCCTGAGAACGTATCCTTAAAAACACCGTGGCTCGTGCATCAAGGGGAGGTGACAAGGACGCAAGAGACCAACAAGAACTGAAAACGGCTCTTGGCTTATGCAAAAATCCCGTCCATCGGCACAATGGGCAGCGCCGTCGGCTTCAGCGACTCCTGGCGGAAAATTCCGTTTGCCGCCATACGTCCGGTAAATGCGGCGGCTTCCATGAGAAAGACCGGAGCATCGACCCGCACCCAGTCGCCGGCAAAAAACAGGTTTGAAAGCGGGGTCTCAACTCCTGGCCTGCGGCTGTGGTCGCCTGGAGCCCAGCGGGTAAAATTCGACTGCTGCATAAACAGTTCGTGAAGAATCGTTGCCCTCCGGGTTTCAGGAAACATGTGATGCAGCTCCTCCTTCATGGCACTCCTCACAACCTCCTCCGACTTCACATCTTCGGGAGCGATAGCGTAGGCATGCAGCTCCACCACGCATCCCCCCTTTTTTTTCGCCCAGGAGATGAAGGGCTCCTGGAAATCCGAATAGATCGATATCGAATCGGTATAGGTATATCCTGAAACCGTATAGAAAGGAAACGCTGCGGAACCGAGCGGACTGTCGAGCCAGAGCCTGTACACCGCGTATGGATCGGCCTCTCCAAGCGATGCAACGGAGGATTCAAGCGTCGCCATGCCTGATCCGGAACCAAGCACCAGCTCCCTCGTTCCCCTGACGTCCGAAGCCACGACACAGTAATCCGCAGGAAGCACCTCCCCTGAAACGCCGGATGCTGCATGGGAAGTCCGGAACACCAGAACGCCGCCCTCCTCGGCCACGTCAAGTTGAGCAAGCGGAGCCTCGGGCGGTCCGCCGACAGGATTGCCTGCTGTATCGAACCGGCCGGCGTGACAGGGACAGTAGAACCCTCCCGCTTCTGCGTCCCAGGTTACCGGACAACCCATGTGGGTACACCGCGCGTCGAACGCCCTGAGGACGCCGCCTTCACGCGAAGCGATAACCGGCACGCCCGTATCCGTCTGCAGCAGCGCCCAGCCGCTTTCGGGAACGCTTGTCTGGCCGGTCTGGCGAAACACGTCGCTGCCTGCACCACCCTGCAGCTCCACGCCGCTCACCGTTCCGTTAGCTGCAATCAGCTTGACAGCTCTCCTCCCTTTCAGGATCGTAACGCCAAGCTCCTTCAGCTTCGATTCGAGCGGATCGATGAGAGCCGTCATGCAATCACGGTTGGTAATCCGGAAAGCCAGTCCTTCAGGGCTGCCCATAAAATAAAAATGGAAATACCGGATAGCCTCGGCAGCAGAAAGAATCTCCATGCGGTTCATGGTGGCATCGGCGAACGGATGCAGCACGGTATCGATAAATGCCGGCAGAATATCGCCCCTGCGGCAATAGGTCATGAAATCGATGGAATCGTAATCCCTGAACGTGTTCTGGTAGTCGTAACGGAACATGCCTATCACCGGCAGAAGTCCGGGATAATCCTTCAGAAAGGAAACGATATCGAGCGAACGCGACTGCCCGACCACGGAAAGGATGTTGAAAGGAAACCATTTCGGCGTCTTTCCGTACACCTCTGCCGACCTCTGGCGAAACAGCACGGGATAACCCGGAGCCGGGTCGAACACGCTGCTCTTGACCCCGGCATAGGCAAACATTTCGTTCAGATTGTAATACTGGTCGAAAAAGCCGTGGAACCCGTGTTCCACCGGAAACCGCTCACCAAGCGCATCGAGGTTCCATCCGGTCAGTTTTCCGCCAAGCGACGGCGAAGCCTCGACCAGCGTTACCCTGAACCCTCGCCGGGCAAGCTCGATAGCCGAACTGATACCGGCAAGACCGCCCCCGACCACCACAGCGTTCTTCTCCCTGGCAAGACGTTCCGCGCCATCACCATTGCTGCTGCCCCCGTTATACAGCTCTTTTCTCGGCTGATAATATCCCACCGCTCCCGCGAGAGCGGCCGCGCTCACTCCTGCGGCAATACCTGTACGGGAAAGTACTGTTCGAATAAACTCACGACGTTCCATACACAGAGGTGAACTAAGACCCGCAGCGGATCGGTTGGAGAACAAAGCAAAATGTATATTTAACGATAAATAGTAATTCTGGCAACCATTGCCGCCCAGGAAACGGTAAACGCAACATATAATAATCATG comes from Chlorobium limicola DSM 245 and encodes:
- the kdpB gene encoding potassium-transporting ATPase subunit KdpB, which gives rise to MSNRTSIPDVYEQTKSGRRKARTSALFEKQLVTGALRRSAVMLDPRSMAKNPVMFVTEAGAVLTTLIAAGNAFTGKGHLTYTVAVALILWLTVLFSNFAEALAEARGKAQTDSLKRTRRNTVARKVTNGREESVNSDELQEGDRVVVLAGEIIPGDGEIVEGAAMVDESAITGESAPVVREAGGDRSGVIGGTRVISDRIVIRISVSAGNTFLDRMIALVEGAIRQKTPNELALTVTLAGLTLAFLLVTGSLWPIGKYFGMTLPVPTLVALLVCLIPTTIGALLAAIGLAGMDRALSANVLAKSGKAVELAGDIDTLLLDKTGTITIGNRQASDYFPLPGIGLERLALIAMQASFGDQTPEGKSIVALAEKMLDVKPSLESEGKTVPFSAQSRMSGIDFPDGRSFRKGAPDTLIRYCQKQGGTVPDMLQELVDDVARKGMTPIVVAEGPELLGVVALSDILKPGIADRFSRLRSMGLRIVMVTGDNPLTAAAIARDAGVDDYIAEARPEDKLQYIRKEQEQGRLLAMMGDGTNDAPALAQADIGVAMNSGTQAAKEAGNMVDLDSDPTKLIEIIEIGKQLLMTRGALTTFSIANDIAKYFAIIPAMFVLAIPGLGVLNIMRLASPESAILSSLIFNAIIIPLLIPVAIRGVRYRPMGADTMLRKNLLIYGVGGVVAPFIGIKLIDMALALTGLV
- a CDS encoding FAD-dependent oxidoreductase — its product is MERREFIRTVLSRTGIAAGVSAAALAGAVGYYQPRKELYNGGSSNGDGAERLAREKNAVVVGGGLAGISSAIELARRGFRVTLVEASPSLGGKLTGWNLDALGERFPVEHGFHGFFDQYYNLNEMFAYAGVKSSVFDPAPGYPVLFRQRSAEVYGKTPKWFPFNILSVVGQSRSLDIVSFLKDYPGLLPVIGMFRYDYQNTFRDYDSIDFMTYCRRGDILPAFIDTVLHPFADATMNRMEILSAAEAIRYFHFYFMGSPEGLAFRITNRDCMTALIDPLESKLKELGVTILKGRRAVKLIAANGTVSGVELQGGAGSDVFRQTGQTSVPESGWALLQTDTGVPVIASREGGVLRAFDARCTHMGCPVTWDAEAGGFYCPCHAGRFDTAGNPVGGPPEAPLAQLDVAEEGGVLVFRTSHAASGVSGEVLPADYCVVASDVRGTRELVLGSGSGMATLESSVASLGEADPYAVYRLWLDSPLGSAAFPFYTVSGYTYTDSISIYSDFQEPFISWAKKKGGCVVELHAYAIAPEDVKSEEVVRSAMKEELHHMFPETRRATILHELFMQQSNFTRWAPGDHSRRPGVETPLSNLFFAGDWVRVDAPVFLMEAAAFTGRMAANGIFRQESLKPTALPIVPMDGIFA
- a CDS encoding potassium-transporting ATPase subunit C, giving the protein MKTALSGKNILRQFAASLRILPLTVLVCSGLYTGTIYLAGRLAPDSSSGALVRSAEGRVIGSSLVAQQFTRPEYFWPRPSAVSWNAAGAGGSNLSPASAAMRDKTEKVIVTLAPEQGEKVPTDLVTASGSGLDPHISLASVRFQAPRVARARGLSVDELMHIVNSPENGKIAVPFQGEPLLNVLQLNCALDRVRK
- a CDS encoding PTS sugar transporter subunit IIA codes for the protein MENNRPDSFLRLIQRSRRGKLKIYLGYSAGVGKTFQMLQEAGRMKENDIDVVAGIVETHGRKETEALLSGLEIIPRKSMVYRGIEITEMDIDAILRRQPSVVLVDELAHTNVPGSQNAKRYEDVEEILAAGIHVISTLNIQHLESLYETVEQATGIKVRERVPDRILAMADQLVNVDCTTDDLRQRLSDGKVYIAERTETALANFFRSENLEQLRELSLRELASQIDSRRRNQPVEDSQTNPDQLMVCLSSKSRNCETILRYASRIAGRLNRNWYAVYVRTFAENPAVIDPAVQRMLSNTLTLAQNLGATVFTYKGDDVVKTILQFAHEYRVGHIIIGNSGRQLSLWQRIQGRKTIVERLIGECRGISVIVLDTRGEETLKLRKNPVPSLSGIRETLLQVKPPEQSWKTLIRNVQPILWEHVVEKEDAFRTLLHECCRLAPEIDENEAMRCLLEREQQGSTFIGEEIAIPHARLERLNKPLVAIGISKVGIYDPNSSNTARIMFLVLSPLADPNSHVKLLGIISKTASDSQWKSRVLRAADKKELLKILRTYP